From Columba livia isolate bColLiv1 breed racing homer chromosome 7, bColLiv1.pat.W.v2, whole genome shotgun sequence, one genomic window encodes:
- the FAM117B gene encoding protein FAM117B codes for MSHQRVRRSGSPTPATSLGVGGAAAAGGGAGAGSRLQPMRATVPFQLKQQQQHGSPTRSGGGGAPGAGLPRAAPASRSISPTRAAPTGSGRGGPAMATQTPGGGGSGAAASAAPAAASRGSPTRAGGARGSPPRPHHLPPPPPPPPPSSGPSPCSSPVPPLPEGSAAAAGRVRQRRRSPEQGRSSPERKSPGSPGCRADKSRPPSSSPSSIIRRTSSLDTLAAPYLAGQWPRDSHGQAAPCMRDKATQTESAWAEEYLEKKRSSHKRSSSWGSNEQLKEIAKLRQQLQRSKHSSRHHRDKERQSPFHGNHAAINHSQASIPKSALVPVIPITKSTGSRFRNSVEGLNQEIEIIIKETGDKEEQLVPQDIPDGHRAPPPLAQRSSSTRSIDTQTPGGADRSSNNSSRSQSVSPASFLTISNEGSEESPCSTDDLLADSRDKENGNNSPLPKYATSPKPNNSYMFKREPPEGCEKVKVFEESLPKPLHEIPAFYCPDKNKVNFIPKSGSAFCLVSILKPLLPTQDLTLKGTTHSLTVSSSMTPSLFQPISVASLSTNADQDRISRGTSTAPQTSLLQQPGPIEEAEG; via the exons ATGTCCCACCAGCGCGTGAGGCGCAGCGGCTCCCCGACCCCGGCCACCTCCCTGGGGGtcggcggcgcggcggcggcgggcggcggagcGGGAGCGGGCAGCCGCCTCCAGCCCATGCGGGCCACGGTGCCCTTCCAgctcaagcagcagcagcaacatggCAGCCCCACGaggagcggcggcgggggcgcccCGGGCGCGGGTCTCCCACGCGCGGCGCCCGCCTCGCGCAGCATCAGCCCCACGCGCGCGGCGCCCACCGGCAGCGGGCGCGGCGGCCCCGCCATGGCCACGCAGACgccggggggaggggggagcggCGCCGCCGCCTCAgcggcccccgccgccgcctcgcgGGGCAGCCCCACGCGTGCTGGCGGGGCGCGGGGGAGCCCCCCGCGGCCCCACCACCTACCGCCGCCTCCTCCCCCGCCGCCACCGAGCAGCGGGCCCTCACCTTGCTCCTCTCCGGTGCCCCCGCTGCCGGAGGGCAGCGCTGCAGCGGCGGGCAGGGTCCGACAGCGGCGGCGCTCACCGGAGCAAGGCAGGAGCTCCCCGGAGAGGAAGAGCCCCGGCTCCCCGGGCTGCAGAG CTGACAAATCGAGGCCACCTTCATCAAGCCCTTCCAGTATTATTCGCCGGACGTCCTCCTTGGATACGCTCGCCGCTCCATACCTTGCCGGACAGTGGCCTCGTGATAGTCACGGCCAAGCTGCTCCATGTATGAGAGACAAAGCCACACAG ACAGAAAGTGCCTGGGCTGAAGAATATTTAGAAAAGAAGAGAAGCTCACACAAACGTTCATCCTCATGGGGCAGCAATGAACAACTCAAGGAG aTTGCGAAATTGCGTCAACAATTGCAGAGAAGCAAACACAGCAGTAGGCATCATCGTGATAAAGAAAGACAGTCTCCATTTCATGGTAACCATGCAGCAATTAACCACAGTCAG GCCTCTATCCCAAAGAGTGCTCTTGTTCCTGTGATACCTATTACCAAATCAACGGGATCACGATTCCGAAACAGTGTAGAAGGACTGAATCAGGAGATTGAGATAATAATTAAGGAGACTGGAGACAAAGAGGAGCAGCTTGTT CCTCAAGATATTCCAGATGGGCACCGAGCGCCACCTCCGCTGGCGCAGCGGAGCAGCAGCACTCGCAGCATTGATACCCAAACGCCTGGCGGAGCAGACAGGAGCAGTAACAACAGCAGCCGCTCCCAGTCGGTATCTCCAGCCTCATTTCTTACCATCTCCAACGAAGGCAGTGAAGAAAGTCCATGTTCTACAGACGATCTTCTTGCCGATTCCAGAGATAAAG AGAATGGGAATAATTCTCCCTTGCCAAAATATGCTACctcaccaaaacccaacaacagcTACATGTTCAAACGCGAACCTCCAGAGGGCTGTGAAAAGGTGAAAGTCTTTGAGGAAAGCTT gccAAAGCCATTGCATGAGATTCCAGCCTTCTACTGCCCCGACAAGAACAAGGTCAATTTCATTCCGAAAAGTGGCTCTGCTTTCTGTCTCGTCAGCATCCTCAAGCCACTTCTTCCCACGCAGGATCTCACACTTAAGGGCACTACACACAGCCTGACTGTCTCCTCCAGCATGACGCCCAGTTTGTTCCAGCCCATTTCTGTGGCCTCGTTGTCTACAAACGCAGATCAAGACAGGATCTCCCGTGGGACAAGCACAGCACCACAGACCTCTCTGCTCCAGCAACCGGGTCCCATTGAGGAAGCTGAAGGATAG